CCAGGGAGAGGAAACGCCCCGGAGCTTCCAGCGTTTGGAGACGTGACTCTTCCAGGGACGGAGCAGATTCATAAACGTGGCCGTAAAACAAGTATTTGAGGGCCACGAACCAGAGGTGGCTTTTAAGCTCGACCCCCTCCGTTGTCAGGAACCAAGGCTCGTTAGAGATGCCGGTGGCCAAGTCAGcccttctttttcaaattaaactTTTACCTTTGAGATGATTGAAGTTttcagaaataatacagagatctCCACATcaataactgttttttaaaaaacattttaaagagtgTAAAGTGAGAATTGATGCAAGGACGGCTAATGTGGCTGGAGATGCATGAAAATAATTCACCGAGAAGATAACTTGAGAGTCGGATCTAGGAGGATGGATGGAAGGTATTATAGTAAAGAACAGGGGAAATTTTCAAAACTGTGCATGAAAGAGAGAGTAaagaatagaaggaaggaaggaaagaaggaagaaaggacgggtagcagggagggagggaggggaaagaaagaacgCAGAGAGATCCCTGTATCCCTCCCCAGTCCCCCCAGTGGTGGCTTCCCGCAAAACTACAAGAACATCAGAACCAGGATGTTGACGTGACACATTCAACATGCAGAGAGAACTCTTCCGTGGCCATAAGGACCCTTCTGTTACTCTTTTAAAAGCATATCCACTTCCTCTTATCTCCACCTCCTCTGTAAGCCCCGGTGACGGCTAACCTGTCCTCCATTTCTATGATTTGGTCACTGCAACGATGTCATGCAACTGGAATTGTACAATGTGTGGCTTTGGGCATTGGTTTGGTTCACTGAGCGCCATTCCCCGGCAGTTCTTCTGAGCCCTCGTGTGTATCAATATCCCTTCCTTTGTTGCTGAGGACTGGTCCGTGGTGTGGATGAAGCTCATTGTGCCAACCATTTGCCTATCGTAGGACAGCTGGTtggtcctttttaaaataataatatctatgcCAGGCGCCAGGGTGCAGGAAAGTGCCCGGGGTGCCCAGGCATGAAGCGGCCGGGCTCTCTCACATGGCAGCTCCCAGCACTGCTCGAGCCATCCTTCCTGGGGGCGTGGGCACTGTGACACCTGGGATGAAGGGACGGTGAAGCTGGGCAACCCAACCACTCATTCGGATTTTCCGGTTCTCACTGAGTCCTGTGAGCACAGCGGGGGTGGACGTAAAAAGGTCCCCCCCCGGCCAATCTGCTTCACGCTCCAGTTGGAAAAGAGATGTCGGACACCATTCCTAAAATGTGTGGGGCTCCTGGGGCAGCCTGAACTGATTCCCCTGTGGTGCTGCAGGGAGTCCTCAGTGGGAACATGGGGCGTGAATTATAGtcagcagagcacaggctatacAGCAGCAACTCTGGCTGCCGTCTTGAGCTCCCttgataagcatttattgagtacctactgcatGCCAGCCTGGGGCTGCAACCAGGAACCAGGTGAAACACGCTGCCTCAAGGAAAGTCTACCTTCGCTGAACACATGTACCTGGGACTTGCAGGATGGGGGGGAAGGGGGTCAGCTCCCATTTCTTGGCCTCGGGTGGCTCACTGTAGAAGGAGAGTGACAATACCTCCCTCACGCTGGCTGTGAGAACTTGGAACAACGTATAGAAACGGCCGGAGCCGTGCCCCCTGCAGAAACAACACTCGGTCACATCCCATAGGAATTCTGTCTCCATTCCCCCGAAGGTACCCTGAGAGGATGCGAGGGGACGTCTGTTAGGCTCCTTCTAGCTCCATCCTTGCTGCGATTTACTGGCCGCTCTGATGctctcccccctccttccccgccTATGTCAGGTTTCATGCTGTTTATACCCAGCGCCCTGAAACCAGGCGCTTGGTCCGGTACAACAGGAAGCTGGAAATAACGTGGGAGGATTACTGGAAAGCTCTGTTAAATGAATTATTGCCGTAGCCAACACTTCTGATCAAAATAAATGAACCTGGCAACAATGTGATTGAGATGTTTATGCACGAAGGAAGTATTGTTGCTGCTCATGGAAATTCCTTGATACGAGGTTTTTGATGGTATGTTTAACCTCTGCTTGGGTCTTGTTTTCGAAATGATTCcttacctccccctcccctcgcTTTGGAATCCATCAACCGGTGAGTAGATGGTTGGATTCTGAGTATCTGACCCAGTCTTCTGAGAGTAAAATGATCATTTCTACCgaacctctctgtctctctctctctcacacacatctAGAGGACTCAGTTAGAGCATCCCTCAAGGAAGAAGCCATAGAATCCACAGGACTTAGACTTTGTTCTTAGATTTTCAAATGTAGACACAGTTGCAGCTTATGGGAGCTGGAGAAGACTTAAATTCCCCCCAGATATCCGGTTCTGATGCTCCAACGAGTCCTGTTTTGGATCCCAAGTTGTACGACTCCACTCAGAATTCCAGAACCTGGAGTTCTGCAAACCACAGCAAGGACGCAGGACTTCAAGGAAGATAACCTTGTactcttgttcttctttttcaggcagCGTCTCGCTGGTCATTTATTACAGCCTGCTACACCCTAAATCCACAGACATCTGGCAGGGCTTTGTAAGGAAGTCCTGTGGCATTGCAGGGGGTGATAAAGCAGAGGGAGACTCTCCTCCCCGGGCCTCGGGGCCAGCTGGTGAGGGGCCGGAGAGCCTGGGGACCTGCCAAGAGGAAAGTGATGTGCTAACAAGCCTGGGGAAGCCCCCCAGCCCACAGTGGGGTCCCCCACAGGCTGGGATGGAAAGCCAGATGGCTGGGGAGGCCTCTTTCCTCAGCCATCACCACTGGCTGTTGGTGAAACTTGCCCTGAAAACGGGAAATGTGTCAAAGATCAACGCACTCCTTGGAGAAGACAATCctggcttcttttgttcccttCCATGGGGGTTGAGCCAACACTGCAACCAGGAGAGGAAGCCCCCGTCCTCCCAGCAAGAGCCCCCATCGTCACCCCGCAAACCCCTAACCTCAGAGGAAGGCTCTGAGCTTCGAGTTGTCCCCAGAGCAGAGGCTGACGAAACTTCAAATTACGTCTCTTTTGCCAGCGATAGTCGTGACAAAACTCCTGCCCAGAAGCCGTCAGCTATGCAGCAGGAGGGCAGCCCGAAGGAGGGAGACGGGGCTGCTTctggggtgcaggggaggggtGCAGGTTGGTggctgggtggaggggaaggacAGGAGAGCTCCACACTCTACTTCAGTGCCACCACTGAAGGGGCCATGTCCTCACACCAAGACGGTGGGAGGGCAACTCTGACGACGTCCCTCTCTGGGAGGAGATTGGGGGAGGGCAGCCTTGCCCGGCCTGCCTCACCTCTGCCGGCCACCAAGCCTTTTCCCGCCACCATGGCCAACATCAGCCCGATCTTAGGCACCGGCCCAGGTAGAAGCTTCCATCCTAGTGGCAGAGCCCTGGGTGGCTCAGGGCATGGGGGTCAGCAGGAATCCACGAGGGACCAGAACCATTCTGCCACTGATGGCACACAGATGCCATGGCCGAAGGTGAGCCCGAGGCCCTCTGTGGAGCCCTGCCTCACGTCCACCCCCAAGTCTGAGTCCACCCACAGGGACAGCAGCTGGAGGGAAAGGCTGAAGACCGAGACAAGTTTCTTCATCTGACCACAGTCACTGTGAGATAAAGCAACAGACCAGCTAATCAAGCTGGTCATTGGCGTCGGGATAGGAGGAATCCCGCTTCTGACACCTACACCCTTGCGTACATCACATCCCCTCTGGACTTCTGTCCACACAGCTAGAGAATGAGAGAACCAGATTAGATTAGATAAGATCCCCTGCAAACACCACATGCCACACATATACACAGGAGTCATTCTCTAACACAGTGTAGAAGGTGGTAGGGATAAAGCTTCCAATCAAAATtgactgctgggcttccctggtggcacagtggttgagagtccacctgccgatgcaggggacacaggttcgtgccccggtccgggaagatcccacatgctgcggagcggctgagcccgtgagccatggccgctgggcctgcgcatccggagcctgtgctccgcaacgggagaggccacagcagtgagaggcccgcgtacggcaaaaaaaaaaaacagaaaacaaaatgtgacTGCTTCCATTTACAAACTCTATGATCCTTTTGTGTCTTCCACTGTGGTTCCTAGGAAACTCAAATGTAAAACCCAGAGTCCTATTTTGTTCTGGGTTTTCATGATACACCAAGCTCCTGACACTGGTTATTAAtccagtttttttaaatgtattttaactgcattattttatgaaattccTTGGTAAACTTCAGGACATCTCAGGCCTCTGCCCAGTGGAAGGAGAGCCAGAGAAAAACCAGAGCTGGACAGAGTTAAAGTGGTGAAAACAGATTTCATTCAGGAGCTATTGCAATAGAGAAAGAGACCTCAGTATAAAACCAGCACAACTCTGAACTCATCGTGGACAAGTAGGggtttatagccaaggagcaggtgGATCTTAGTGGATGGAAATTACTAAGAAGAAGCATCGGGGTAaagggggattctggctaaactgacctaACAGATTCTCTCTGAAGGCAGGCCAGGAAGGTCAGACATCACCTGTGGGCTGGAAAGGGGTGAGGAACCTGATCAGATATGGAAGGTAATCAGATACGGAGGGTGAGGGTTTCTGGTTAAACTTGACTTAACAGAATTCCTGCTAAAGTTGGACAATGCAGGGAGGAACGTGGAAGTAAACTTGGTTGAAAAGTTCAAGGGAGCCTGAGCAGGGCTTGGTCAAGGAGAGACTCTGTCAGGAGGACGTGGAGAATGGCATCGGTGGCTCTGACCAGGGCAGGAGAAGAGCCTTGTCTGACAAGGACTTCTGGCCTTTCCCTTCCACGCCAAAGGGTCACCAGGAACTGCAGGCTCACTGCAACCTTGAGAAAATGGTTATGGGATGAAGCATCTACATTACTCCTTGTCTGAATCTCCATGGCCGGGACCCTCGGAGCACAAGGGTGACATCTGGAGATGACAGTGCCAGTGACCACTGGGAACCCACTGAACTTGAACCAGTTGGGTTTATGACATCACAGCGAGGGAGAATGCACCCACGGGGCGTCTCAGGACGAGGCTGTGAGGGAGGACGGAGGATGGGGACAGTGGGGGGTGAAATTGGAGAGGACCTCAGGCAGCCGGGGCTCGCTCTGGATTGGGTGCAATCTGTGACTGAGTCTCACAGTCATTCTCACCTGCAGAGAGGGTGGACCAGCGTGAGAAGGAAACCCTATTTGATAACAGCAGCCATTGCCCCTTTGGGTAGAAGGGGGTGTGGGATGCGAGGTGACCTTGCTTTTGTCTCTATCACCATTTCCACGTGGCCTCTTCTGAGGATCTTCTGCGAGAGCCTCTGTGTCCAACAGAACACATGGCCTGGCTGGGAGCATCAGATGAGTTCCCAGATGTCAGGGGCTGCTCTTTCCCCCCTCAATATTAGTAGTAGCTGAATAGCTGTCTGTTAGGCTAAGTATCATTATGTCAGATCTATCCTATTGATGTTACTGCTTCAGTAAGTGGCCTTCACCCAGAACTTCAAAAGTGTCTGCTACCCCCATGGTACTTACTCTAAGGGCGTTTATCTTATATTTGCTGTCACACctgcttttcttaatttttttttttacggctACCTCACTCCCTTCTTCTCCCATGAAGCTACATAGGAGGCAACAAAAGGACTCCTAGTATCCTTCAGTGCTACAGACTGTCTGCACATCGCCTCCAGGCCATTGACACAAAAGAGGGAAAGCCGGCTGGCTGGCCAGCACCTGCAGGACATTAGGGTCGGTTTCCATGAACGTTTCTATAATGATTTTTCCCCCCTTGCGGCAGCCCATTTTCTTCAGCTGTTTGCCTGGTGAGGCCTGGCTGACGGACAGCTCACAGCAAACTCTCAGTGAAGACGCGTAAGTGGAATTGCAATTCTAGATTTTTCTGAATGACTAGGGATTTTACGTCTCATAAGCAGAGCATCTTAATAACCATTTGGGGAGTGGGTCTTTGTAAGACAATTGCACATGCCTGCCTTTTtagcagaggtctctgagatctCAGCCCCTGAGCGCCTCTGTGTCCCGCTCACAGGGTGATTGACAGTGACAAGGAGACTGTTGGCAGCATTGTGGGTGGAGTTCCAGGAACCAAGGAGGGGTTGCAGGGCACCCCAGCTTGCTGTCGCTGCCCCTCAGGGCAAGAGAGGGGGGCTGCCACCAGATCCAGGGGGGACCTGTAGCCGCAGTGGGGTCCTGGGTCTGCTGTGCTGTGGGTGAGGACCGATGCCAACTCGCAGTGACCGGGCAGGAGGAGGCCAAAGGGACAAAGGCCCCGTCCCCACTCTCCACTGGCAATGCCAGAGCCGGACCCACCGGGCAGGCAGCGGACTCGGACTCTCCGTGCAGTCTCTAAAAGTGGGCGCCCCTAGCCCGGCAGCGAGGGAGGCCAGCCTTGGGGGGGACCGACCATAACCGCCCGGTTGCCCACAGCAATGCCCTCAGCTTCTTTCACAAGCTGTAGAGCACCTGCCTCTAAACCCAGCACCCCTGAGCTGTGACGTGGCCATTTTAAATGTGCGTCTGCTTTTCGCTGTTTTCCTCACTCCtcatgcaaaagaaaataaaacaatttatttttatatgtctaGTTTACTTAGACTCTGGATCACTGGTCAATATCTTTCTATGGCCTTTGCAGGCACAGTGACAAAGTTCATTGCAAGTTCTTCTGTTAATAAGTAGGAAAAGCACGAGAAAAATGTGGaactgtgtgtggtgatgggGGGTATCACTGTGGTGGTCAGCTTGCAATATGTACAAATAGCGAATTGTGAtcttgtacccctgaaactaatataacgttattgtcagttatacctcaataaaaaaaacagaagcagataAATAAGAATGGAAGCTTTACATCTCCTGCCACCTCTGACATTAGAAGAGACCCTAGAATGAAGACAGCTTTGAAGACCTGACACACACGGACTGGTCCGAGGGGAAGAGAATCAGACGTGACGTAATGAGGCAACACCTTCTTTAAAAGCAGGTGTATTCGTCAGCTTTGGATGCAAAGCAAACAGCATAACATCtcagtggcataaaacaacaagCACTTATCTGTCACTCAGGTCTGTGGGTCATCTATGGGTCCCCCCTTCAGGCTGCAGGTCAAGGTCACGTGTGCTCCACATCCTGGGGTTGAGGGGCATTGGGCACACCAGCCAGGAActcccagaggggcagggccTCAACAGGCCACACGGCCAAACCCAAGTTCTGTGGGGTGAGGGTTGAGTAGCCATCTCCCCAGTAGGTCAAAATCCTCCCTACACTCCTGTCCCGTTTCTCCATCTCACGATCCTGGACCTCATAGCTACAGAATCTGTAACAGCAGAAAGAGTTAACACACACCTACCAAAGGCTCTGAAATTATAAATCCAGAAACAGCTTCTATTCATAGAAGTCTCGGCATTTATAACTCCAAAGATGGATTTAATATTCGTGCCCTGAGACATCTGTTATTACAAGTCCAAAAAGAGCTTTGACGCACATTTCCCCTCACCCCCGTGCAGAAGTGTCTAAAGTTTGGGGGTTTTGTGTTGGCCATTTTGGCCTTAGTTTTGATTCCATACTCATTCCTCTCTTCCTACCGCAGTCAGCCTACCAGTTCCTGAAAGTCGGAGGTTTCCACTCTGATGGCCATCAGAGTGACCAAAGAGAAGACCTAGAAAGCCACCCTCTGGGGCAGGGCACTGTCACCCCAGCTGTGCTCCTCTCCTGCATCCTTTTTGTCTTCCAGCAGAGAGGAGGGTGTTTGCCAAGCAGTCGAGGGCCTGCAGGACAGGCTTGGAGGAGAGGGGCCCCGGCAGCAGCTCCTGGGAAAGCCTGCACACCAAGAACTGCCGTGTTCTGTTCACGCCTCAAGAGACCTGAGGATGGACTAGCGTAAGAAATTGCTAGGCAGGGCAGCAGTGTCTTTGgtttttcatattatattctGCTATGCCAAGCGTGAGATTTCTACGTTGCTTCTGAGACCACCCTGAATCAGTTCTCAAGCTAAAGGCTGATGACactgaagttttttcttttttttatggtttatacttttgttttttaaaacatctttattggagtataattgctttgcaatggtgtgttagtttctgctgtataacaaagtgaatcagctatacgcatacatatatccccatatcccctccctcttgcatctccctcccaccctcccaatcccacccctctaggtggttaagTTCTTTTAAGCACCAAGAAAGGACTTTACTCCCTGAAactgaaattgaattttttttaacatctttattggagtataattgctttgcaatggtgtgttagtttctgctgtataacaaagtgaatcagctatacgtatacatatatccccatatcccctccctcttgcatctccctcccaccctcccaatcccacccctctaggtggttaagTTCTTTTAAGCACCAAGAAAGGACTTTACTTTAAAACTCAGTCTGGTTGTTCTCTTTAAAATagactatagggacttccctggctgtccagtggttaaaactccacccTTTCGCTGCAGGGGGTGCGGGCTTGTTCCTTGGTTGGAGGACGAAGGTCCCACATGTTGCGTGGCGCGgctaaagaataaaaaagttaaaaaataaaatagactgttaACTTTTCTGTCCTCCAGAGTTTGGTTCAATTTTCCATACTTTTTAAGATGACCAACCATCCTTTTTTCCCTAAGACAGGGAGTTTCCTGGGATCTGAGATTTTAGGGCTAAAACCCGATAGTCCCAGGCTGATCAGGATGGCTGGTCACCCTGATACCTGTTCACCCTAgtcactttttctattttatgtagcCACTCAGAGAGCAGAGAAAACATTCCCTGCTTAAAAATCTGGGCGACAATGCAAGTTTGCCGAAATAAGGTCCTCCAGCACCAAACCCCTAACCCACACCCCCATCAATCTTGCAAAAATCAATTTGACTACTGTCCCCCTTGCTCATCGTGACTACCAAAGCCAACATAATGGTCAACTTTAATCTCTGCCAATGCCAGGAGACGTCCTGCTCTGAAGTCAAAGCTCTAATCCAGATTTTAATTTAACATCTCTCAGGAAGGAAATCTCCAGTGGAAAAATACTATGGAAAAATCCATGACTTTGACCACTTCATTATGGCAAGACTGTGCTTACAACACTGCCCATCGGGGTTTCCATTATAAATGGGGTCTAAATCTTGGTGGAACGCAATGCATTCTGGCTGGAGCAAACCGTGGACAGGCTTCCAGCCCATTGGGGATTTTTCTGATTTGTTTACAAAttggctggggatgggggaagggagagagaggaagagaataaGCAACATGGATTTGTGTTTTTAGTGTGTCCTTTCAGCTGAAACTAGGAGAACAGAGACCAacaaggaaataaccacccagtGTCAACTGAGGAGGTCATCCAGATCTGAAAATTCTGGATTTCAAGGTGACATTTTGTCTTTAGTTCACCTTAAAAGATGGAGCATTCGATAGGAGAATagagatttgcttttttttttcttatacctGAAGTTTGGTCAGTCGCTGAAGAGACGAGCTTTGGCCGACTGTGCCTTTGAGGGAAGCATTGAGCTGGGGAGATGGTGGTGGGGGCATGAGACCTGGCTCTCTTTCCAGCTAACGCTCTGACTTTACGGAAATCAATTCATCCTTCTGAGGCTAAGGTTCCTCTTCTGTAAATCGGGGATACTGTCTGTTGGTCTGGCTAACTTACAGAGTTCTTGTGTATGGCCTCAAAGCCAATGCGAGATGAACTCTCTTACCCAAGGGACAGGGTCCTTCTGTTTGCTTGTCCCACTTCCCAAGCCGAGTGTCCCAGCCACCCTCCAGAGAGAGTGGAGCCTGAGTCACCCTGTGTGGGTGGAGGTCCTCTGTCCCTCAGACCGTGGAAGTAGGGAGACACCACCACCCCTGGGATACTGTGTTACCCCAGAACCAATGCATCCTGGATCCTGATGGAGGCTTAAGCTTGTTTTTACGAAAAAGTTTTGCAGTACTTGCTCCAAAGCCACAAACTCATCTCGGGGCATCTTGCCACGGTTTCGTGACCTTGCAAGGCACAAGGGGCAAAAGTTTCCTCCACAGAGTCCTGCTGGGTGGGGGCCGAGACCCTTCTCAGGCCTTGTAGGCTCATAGGGTTATCGTCAGGGCCAAGATAAAATGGCCCTTAGGAAACGACtaacaaacaaaacaggaattCCCAAAATGTTAAGTCCCAGCCTTCCCCTCTTATAACCCCAGAACTTCTAGGAATACTGGAGGGAAAGAGATTGACTCTGGCTTCCAATCCTGTGTTTGCTTTAAATCACAGTCATTGCAAAGTGAATGATAAAGTTTTCCTTAGATATTCAGACCCTACCTTCCTTTCTCAAACGTCTGAAGAATTTGGAGgtcaatatttttttccccagcagtCAGGAAGCAATGTGATTAATCTGAGTAACAGAGTGAGGTGGACAGAGGTCCAAGTTGCATTTTGTAAGGTTATAAACACTTTCAGGATTTgggtcatttattttaaataactatcaGCTAAAAGGCTTAATTTGGCTTAGTTTTGACTTGGGTTTGAAATAAATGGCCAACTGCCTTCTTCTCTCACTTAATTCATGACAAGGCTTAGCCATAATTCTAAGGTGCAAGAAGCCCGTTCTATGCAGAGATTAACATCCCATGACATGTTAATGCATTAAGCGGCCATAGATCTTACTGACTTTTGCAATGAACACGTGCTGTGCCGGGCTGTTTCAATAGGTGTATGTTATGAATTTAAGCACACTGTACATCCATGTTCTGTTTTAAGAGTGAACGCTCTTGTCATCTCACATGATCCTCAACGCCGGGTAGAAGGGGCAGCGGACAGAGGATTTGTTAACTGCAGCTGCAGGCTGGCTCCCCGCACCTGCAGGGcagcgtgggctcagtaggtgGCGCCCTTGCCCCTCCATCAGCCCGCATCCTGGCCTGGAGACGCTGTTCTGTTTAATGCTCCATCTTTCATCCCTTAAGTGTAAGTTTAGTTGGTTGATTTTTTAATCCATTGCTTTCAGTCAGGCACACAAACGCCCCGCCTGGATGGTACCAGCAGCTTTGAAAGGCTATGCAGGACCTTTGCATTTCCCAGCCGGCTGAGGCCCTGCCCTTGTAAGTTGTAGGCTTGAGGGTTTATTGAGATAATTAAGTGTTAAGGGCAGAGCCATTTCCCATAGAAGGAGTACAATAAATGTCCATTGTCAATAGCAAGTGGCCTTAACTTAGAAGTCAGCACTTACGAAATGACTTATTCATGGAGTTCATTCATGGGACAGACGTACACAATTCCTCACCCGCATTTCATATAACAGGGCCAAATCATGGGGACCCGTGAGTCAGGCTCCCATTGCTACggtcattaaggaaaaaaaagtcatttctgtGTCTCTTCAGGGACAGTGAGTTCTGTGATGTGCCATCGGTTCTGTGGTGTCCCCAGCTCCCAGGTTCAGGCTAAATCCCATGGACCTAGAAAGGACATTTCATTTCTATGCAGTGAAAAGTATGCTTTTCTCaggcaatggaatactattcagtactaaaaagaaatgagccagcaggccatgaaaagacatggaggaaccttaaatgcgtATGACTAAGTGAAAAGggcacatactgtatgattccaactacgtGACATTCtcgaaaaggcaaaactatggagacagtaaaactatggagatcagtggttgccaagggatgggggcagagggagggatggataggtggagcacagaggatttttagggcagtgaaactattctgcatgATATCGTAATGATGGATACAcgtcactatacatttgtccaaacccatagaatgtacaagaccaggagtgaaccctaatgGAAACTATAGACTTTGACTGATTATAATGTACCCGCGTAGgtccatcagttgtaacaaacgtatcttctggtggggatgttgataacACGGGGGGCTGTACATGGGTGGGGGCCGGAGTTAAATAGGAACTCTCtacaccttcttctcaattttgttgtgaacctaaaactgctctttaaaagaAGTCTacctttttcagttttaatacttttatctacaaaagttgatttacaatgttgcattaatttctactgtacagcaaagtgattcagttatacatacatagacATTCTtcctttacattcttttccatgatggtttatcacaggatattggatatagtgccctgtgctctacagtaggaccttgtcgtttatccattccatatataaaagcTCACATCTACTGACCCCAAACCCCCAGTCCATCTCTCCaagtctatatttttaaaattcttaattattCTCTCTTCTCAGCCATGAAGCAGAACCTATTTTTATCTCTCCAAACATTTCCTCAAGTACCTGTATGTGCCAGGCCCTCCACCAAGTGCTCGAGTACTGGAGTCAGGTGAAGAGGGTCACCAAAAAGGCGGAGGGCTTGTCTCCTTTGCAGGCTGTGAGCATCGGACGCAGCCCACCCGTGGACAGGTCAGCAAAATTTTTAACCGATTACAGATGCTTTGCAAATGTTAGATCTGAAAACCTGCCAGTTTGTTTAAAGAGGACCTTGGGGCAAGTAGGATAAAACCTGGAAAGTATCCCGGGAGTCATGCCATCTCCTTGGTGGGCATCCCCTCCAAGTCCAGTCTGGTGGTTAGCAGTCAGTGTTGCAGTCAGCCTAGCTGGGTTCTAGTCTCTGCTCCATCCCAGAGAGCGTGTGATCCCTGcaacttaacctttctgtgtgaCGTTCCCTCACTCTGAAACAAGGGTGATAGTAACAGCGCGTGTTAAAGGATCGTGTGTAGAATCGAGTGGGGTAAGACCCGTCAAGCTTCTGGCCAAGTATTTGGCACAGATGAAAAACACAAGGTTATTAAAGATTACTTTCCCAGGTGGTAG
This genomic window from Phocoena sinus isolate mPhoSin1 chromosome 21, mPhoSin1.pri, whole genome shotgun sequence contains:
- the XKR5 gene encoding XK-related protein 5 — protein: MHAGVLGLSALLLAAEQSARLCTVVYYFTTGQLLWGWLALSVLLPGFLVQGLSYLWFREDGHQSHCSLVVLHLLQLGVWKRHWDAVAPVLRKEGEASAWGQLRMQEADLSALRLLEALLQVGPHLLLQTYVFLTSDFTGIVPGMSALCSWSVLSWALVCYARAMGAMKPGHLSMPWTALGCQLLWRMGMVGARVLSLVLFFQVYRVWVLVVAGAHWLVMTFWLVAQQSDIVDSTCRWRLFNLLMGAVYILCYLDFWDSPSRSRMATFYTVMLLENTVLVLLATDFLQGVSRTSLWTVAGVLSGFLIGSVSLVIYYSLLHPKSTDIWQGFVRKSCGIAGGDKAEGDSPPRASGPAGEGPESLGTCQEESDVLTSLGKPPSPQWGPPQAGMESQMAGEASFLSHHHWLLVKLALKTGNVSKINALLGEDNPGFFCSLPWGLSQHCNQERKPPSSQQEPPSSPRKPLTSEEGSELRVVPRAEADETSNYVSFASDSRDKTPAQKPSAMQQEGSPKEGDGAASGVQGRGAGWWLGGGEGQESSTLYFSATTEGAMSSHQDGGRATLTTSLSGRRLGEGSLARPASPLPATKPFPATMANISPILGTGPGRSFHPSGRALGGSGHGGQQESTRDQNHSATDGTQMPWPKVSPRPSVEPCLTSTPKSESTHRDSSWRERLKTETSFFI